The following coding sequences lie in one Mustelus asterias chromosome 8, sMusAst1.hap1.1, whole genome shotgun sequence genomic window:
- the LOC144497491 gene encoding uncharacterized protein LOC144497491, with product MVSGLERNFQEVGFPEHTDWRGEEPHINITSPYFPCSNCSASTTSGFVVILGLRCTESRSLDGQSCRQKNKEKWPQKEILGTASWNPGFGEGYVSCSWRSVSPLSWIAALKRNMERREWHPDDRDRNCGSVSNTLNPRKSLLRSGTRERCRRGKYMIRCEG from the exons atggtgagcggcttggagcgGAACTTCCAGGAGGTGGGGTTCCCAG AGCACACTGATTGGCGGGGGGAGGAGCCACATATTAATATAACATCTCCGTACTTCCCTTGCAGCAACTGCTCGGCTTCGACAACCTCTGGGTTTGTGGTGATTCTCGGGCTGA GGTGCACAGAATCGCGATCGCTCGACGGGCAATCTTGCCGTCAAAAAAA TAAAGAAAAATGGCCCCAAAAGGAAATACTGGGAACAGCAAGTTGGAATCCCGGATTTGGAGAAG GATATGTGAGCTGTTCATGGCGGTCAGTGTCTCCGCTTTCCTGGATCGCTGCATTGAAGAGAAATATGGAAAGGCGAGAATGGCACCCTGACGATCGCGATAGAAACTGCGGGAGCGTGTCCAACACACTAAACCCGAGAAAGTCACTGCTGAGGTCAGGAACCCGAGAAAGGTGCAGGAGGGGAAAGTACATGATAAGGTGCGAGGGCTGA